The proteins below come from a single Acaryochloris sp. CCMEE 5410 genomic window:
- the ppsA gene encoding phosphoenolpyruvate synthase, with translation MLPISPQQPPTTKHQSFILWFDQVGIADIPLVGGKNASLGEMIQQLGAQGVQVPTGFATTAHAYRTFLQQSQLEAPLRQLLQGLDVEDIPQLRTRAQQARELILTTPFSPGLELAISEAYSRLCQHCGEQSSLSVAVRSSATAEDLPDASFAGQQETYLNVQGLRGVLEACHKCFASLFTDRAISYRTLKGFDHFTVALAVGVQQMVRSGTAGVIFSIDTETGFDQAVLITAAYGLGETVVQGAVNPDEYLVFKPTLQQGYQPILSKRLGSKEIKMVYDQEGSKLTKNVPVSAGDRQKFTLTNPEILTLAQWACKIEDHYSAVRGTYTPMDIEWAQDEFTGELYIVQARPETVQSQKSDTLLKTYQLDTTGPVLSTGRAVGELIGQGRGQIIKHVSQISAFQPGDVLITHKTDPDWEPIMKQAAAIVTNQGGRTCHAAIIARELGIPAIVGCGNATDQIPNGRLVTVACCEGEVGHIYDGLLSFTVQETQLEQLPTTQTKILLNVGNPDQAFRLAALPCDGVGLARLEFIIANHIKAHPLALIHFDQLEDPLAQQEIAHLTRHYPFKPDFFVDQLTHGVGIIAAAFYPKPVIVRLSDFKSNEYANLLGGQQFEPQEENPMLGWRGASRYYDDTFREAFGLECKALKIVRDEMGLTNVIPMVPFCRTPEEGRKVIAEMANAGLVQGENGLQVYVMCEVPSNVILADQFSQIFDGFSIGSNDLTQLALGIDRDSALVAHLFDERHEGVQSLIRQVIDQAKRHHCKVGICGQAPSDYPEFAHFLVEQGIDSISLNPDSVLKTRFTIAQAETHLSSSQPS, from the coding sequence ATGCTTCCTATCTCTCCCCAACAACCGCCAACAACCAAACATCAGTCCTTCATTCTTTGGTTTGATCAGGTTGGCATTGCAGACATTCCCCTGGTTGGCGGCAAGAATGCCTCCTTAGGAGAGATGATCCAACAGCTAGGAGCGCAAGGTGTCCAAGTACCCACCGGCTTTGCCACCACAGCCCATGCCTATCGAACCTTTCTGCAACAATCCCAACTAGAAGCCCCCCTTCGTCAGCTCTTACAAGGGTTAGACGTAGAAGATATTCCACAACTCCGCACACGAGCACAGCAGGCCCGCGAACTGATCCTGACCACTCCTTTTTCTCCCGGATTAGAACTAGCTATCAGTGAAGCGTATTCCAGACTCTGTCAGCACTGTGGTGAACAGTCATCCTTATCTGTAGCCGTTCGCTCCAGCGCCACTGCAGAGGATTTACCGGATGCCAGCTTTGCGGGGCAACAGGAAACCTATCTCAATGTCCAAGGCCTTCGCGGGGTCTTAGAAGCCTGTCATAAATGTTTTGCCTCTCTCTTTACCGATCGCGCGATTTCCTATCGCACCTTAAAAGGGTTTGACCACTTCACAGTGGCCCTAGCTGTAGGGGTCCAGCAAATGGTGCGATCCGGCACCGCTGGGGTGATATTCTCCATCGATACCGAAACTGGATTTGATCAAGCAGTCCTGATCACGGCAGCCTACGGGCTCGGGGAAACCGTGGTCCAAGGTGCCGTGAACCCAGACGAATATTTGGTGTTTAAACCAACACTCCAACAGGGCTATCAGCCAATTCTATCTAAGCGACTCGGCAGTAAAGAGATCAAAATGGTTTACGACCAAGAGGGCAGTAAACTCACGAAAAATGTGCCCGTATCTGCAGGCGATCGCCAGAAATTCACCCTCACCAACCCAGAAATTCTTACCCTCGCCCAATGGGCTTGCAAAATTGAAGATCATTATTCTGCCGTGCGGGGCACCTACACCCCCATGGATATTGAATGGGCTCAAGATGAATTCACCGGGGAACTCTATATCGTCCAAGCCCGGCCGGAGACAGTACAGTCGCAAAAATCGGACACCCTGCTCAAGACGTATCAGTTAGATACAACCGGGCCAGTTCTGAGCACCGGTCGAGCCGTAGGGGAATTGATTGGCCAGGGACGGGGGCAAATCATTAAACATGTCAGTCAAATCAGTGCGTTTCAGCCTGGGGACGTCTTAATCACCCATAAAACGGATCCCGATTGGGAACCGATCATGAAGCAGGCAGCAGCCATTGTTACCAACCAAGGTGGGCGAACCTGCCATGCCGCGATTATTGCTCGGGAATTGGGCATCCCTGCTATTGTCGGTTGTGGCAATGCCACCGACCAGATCCCCAACGGTCGGCTGGTCACGGTTGCCTGCTGTGAAGGGGAAGTCGGCCATATTTACGATGGGCTACTGTCCTTTACCGTTCAAGAAACCCAACTAGAACAGCTCCCCACCACCCAAACTAAAATCCTGCTCAATGTGGGAAATCCTGACCAAGCCTTTAGACTGGCAGCCCTGCCCTGTGATGGCGTGGGCCTCGCCCGTTTGGAATTTATTATTGCCAACCATATCAAAGCGCATCCCCTGGCCTTAATCCATTTCGATCAACTGGAAGATCCGTTAGCTCAACAAGAAATTGCCCACCTGACTCGCCACTATCCCTTCAAACCAGACTTCTTTGTGGATCAGCTCACCCATGGGGTAGGCATTATTGCCGCTGCGTTTTATCCCAAGCCTGTCATTGTCAGACTGTCTGATTTCAAGAGTAATGAATATGCAAACTTACTCGGCGGTCAGCAATTTGAACCTCAGGAAGAAAATCCCATGCTGGGATGGCGGGGGGCATCTCGTTACTACGACGATACGTTTCGAGAAGCCTTTGGTTTGGAATGTAAAGCCCTCAAGATCGTCCGAGACGAGATGGGCTTAACCAACGTGATCCCCATGGTGCCCTTCTGCCGAACACCAGAAGAAGGCCGCAAAGTTATTGCAGAAATGGCGAATGCTGGGTTAGTCCAGGGGGAAAATGGCCTCCAGGTTTATGTGATGTGTGAAGTACCCAGCAACGTCATTTTGGCGGATCAATTCAGCCAAATCTTTGATGGGTTTTCCATTGGCTCCAACGATCTCACCCAATTAGCCCTAGGGATTGATCGAGACTCAGCCTTAGTCGCC
- a CDS encoding RnfABCDGE type electron transport complex subunit D, with protein MSFQDARDYQILFLSLFLVLGIGTKDWTLRPEMIGVAIATTILVQVLASYGTYLYQQRRQPNNRAFNPSIRSALITALGLSLLLRTDHWSTMMLAATLAILSKFVCKWKGKHFFNPANFGIIAALILTSDAWVSPGQWGAVGWYGLLFAGAGGVVLHRVGRWDTSVMFLATYGVCLSLRDLWLGWSWDVWYHSLSSGSLILFALFMLTDPRSIPDARGARLLWSSSIAVVTFVLQTKLYLSTGIFWALFALAPLTVLFDRLWPAPRFTWTPPPLSDESCLEVSSAQPEDGADFLPSHP; from the coding sequence ATGTCCTTTCAAGATGCGAGAGATTATCAAATTCTGTTTCTCAGCTTATTTTTAGTGCTAGGTATTGGAACGAAGGATTGGACCCTACGACCCGAAATGATCGGGGTTGCGATCGCAACCACAATTCTCGTCCAAGTATTAGCCTCTTATGGGACCTATCTGTACCAGCAGCGGCGTCAGCCGAACAATCGAGCCTTTAATCCCTCGATTCGCAGCGCCCTAATTACGGCATTAGGGTTGAGTTTGCTGCTGCGAACAGATCATTGGAGCACCATGATGCTGGCAGCGACCTTGGCGATCCTGAGTAAATTTGTCTGTAAGTGGAAGGGCAAACATTTTTTTAATCCAGCCAACTTTGGCATTATTGCCGCCCTCATCTTGACCTCTGATGCTTGGGTTTCCCCTGGGCAATGGGGAGCAGTGGGCTGGTATGGCCTTTTATTTGCGGGAGCGGGTGGGGTCGTGTTGCATCGGGTGGGGCGATGGGACACCTCTGTGATGTTTTTAGCCACCTATGGGGTCTGTCTGTCCCTGCGGGATCTGTGGTTAGGGTGGAGCTGGGATGTGTGGTACCACAGTTTGTCGAGTGGATCTCTGATCTTATTTGCCCTGTTTATGCTCACCGATCCCCGATCGATCCCGGATGCCCGAGGAGCCCGTCTGCTCTGGTCTAGTAGTATCGCGGTCGTCACGTTTGTGCTACAAACGAAGCTGTATTTATCCACCGGAATTTTCTGGGCATTGTTTGCTTTAGCCCCCTTAACGGTGCTGTTCGATCGACTTTGGCCTGCGCCTCGCTTCACATGGACCCCTCCACCCCTATCTGATGAATCTTGCTTGGAGGTATCATCGGCTCAGCCAGAGGATGGAGCAGACTTTCTGCCTTCCCATCCATAA
- the gpmI gene encoding 2,3-bisphosphoglycerate-independent phosphoglycerate mutase, with the protein MTSTPVSPVVLVILDGWGYQENSDGNAIATANTPIIDSLWTAYPSTFIQTSGKAVGLPAGQMGNSEVGHLNLGAGRTVPQELVRIADAIEDGSLATNPTLDKVCKQVSQASTKLHLIGLCSKGGVHAHSDHLLALLKLAKEHNISQVCIHAILDGRDTPPKSAKDEILRLQKQIAHIGVGQIVTLSGRYFAMDRDRRWDRIQQAYDVMVNDQVAVPRDWSSLDAITDAYDHKTTDEFLPPTRIAPGAIEAGDGVIFFNFRPDRARQLTQAFVDPNFDGFAREQVKPLHFVTFTQYDSDLPTDVAFKPQNLDNILGEIVANHGLKQLRLAETEKYAHVTYFFNGGIEDPLPGEDRILVPSPMVSTYDQDPPMSAAKVTEEAIAALDKRIYSLMVINYANTDMVGHTGMMDATIQAVETVDGCLGQLLNQVINVGGTLLITADHGNAERMWDETGNPWTAHTTNPVPFILVEGEGRKIPAHGTDVQLRADGRLADIAPTILDILQLPKPEEMTGSTLMQPAGFEVRQNKSPVRIHR; encoded by the coding sequence ATGACGTCGACACCTGTTTCCCCGGTGGTGCTAGTCATATTAGATGGTTGGGGCTACCAAGAAAATTCAGATGGTAATGCCATCGCAACAGCCAACACCCCAATTATTGACAGCCTCTGGACAGCTTATCCTAGTACTTTCATTCAAACCTCTGGTAAGGCCGTAGGCTTGCCTGCAGGTCAAATGGGTAATTCTGAGGTGGGCCACCTCAACTTAGGCGCTGGCCGCACCGTCCCCCAAGAGCTAGTCCGCATTGCAGATGCGATCGAAGATGGTAGCTTGGCGACCAATCCTACCTTGGATAAGGTTTGCAAACAAGTGTCTCAAGCCAGCACCAAATTGCATTTGATTGGCCTGTGCTCAAAAGGGGGCGTTCATGCCCACTCAGACCACCTTTTAGCGTTACTGAAGCTCGCAAAAGAGCATAATATTTCCCAAGTCTGCATTCATGCCATTTTGGATGGACGCGACACCCCTCCAAAAAGCGCGAAAGACGAAATTCTGCGATTACAGAAACAGATTGCCCATATTGGGGTGGGCCAGATTGTGACCCTGAGCGGTCGCTACTTTGCCATGGATCGTGATCGTCGATGGGATCGGATTCAGCAGGCCTATGACGTCATGGTGAACGATCAGGTGGCTGTCCCTCGGGATTGGTCTTCCCTAGATGCGATCACCGATGCCTACGATCACAAAACCACAGACGAGTTTCTTCCCCCCACTCGTATTGCTCCTGGGGCAATCGAGGCCGGGGATGGCGTGATTTTCTTTAACTTCCGGCCTGATCGAGCCCGCCAATTGACTCAAGCTTTTGTTGATCCCAATTTCGATGGGTTTGCGCGAGAGCAGGTGAAGCCTCTTCACTTTGTCACCTTCACTCAATATGATTCAGATCTGCCCACGGATGTCGCCTTTAAGCCCCAAAATCTAGACAATATTTTGGGGGAAATTGTCGCTAATCATGGTTTGAAGCAACTGCGATTGGCTGAAACCGAAAAGTATGCCCATGTTACCTATTTCTTCAATGGTGGCATTGAAGATCCCTTGCCTGGAGAGGATCGAATTTTGGTCCCTAGCCCCATGGTGTCTACCTATGACCAGGACCCACCCATGTCGGCGGCTAAGGTAACGGAAGAAGCGATCGCAGCCTTAGATAAGCGCATCTATTCTTTGATGGTGATTAACTACGCCAATACGGATATGGTGGGTCATACAGGCATGATGGATGCCACGATCCAAGCCGTTGAAACCGTAGATGGATGCCTTGGTCAACTCCTCAACCAAGTGATTAACGTGGGAGGCACGCTTTTAATCACGGCGGACCATGGCAATGCCGAACGGATGTGGGATGAGACCGGAAATCCGTGGACAGCCCATACCACTAACCCTGTGCCTTTCATTTTGGTAGAGGGGGAAGGGCGCAAAATTCCTGCCCATGGTACGGATGTGCAATTGCGAGCAGATGGCCGCTTGGCTGACATTGCCCCGACTATCTTAGATATTCTGCAGCTTCCCAAACCGGAAGAAATGACGGGATCAACCTTAATGCAGCCTGCAGGCTTTGAAGTTCGTCAGAACAAGAGTCCTGTCCGGATTCATCGCTAA
- the secG gene encoding preprotein translocase subunit SecG — MLTNVIQGVWFFSAVGLIALVLLHSPKGDGLGGIGGQGQLFTSAKSAEKTLNRITWTLTLMFMGLTVVLSAGWLG; from the coding sequence ATGCTGACTAACGTAATTCAAGGCGTATGGTTCTTCTCTGCCGTAGGGCTTATTGCCTTGGTACTCTTGCACAGCCCCAAAGGGGACGGTTTGGGGGGGATTGGTGGTCAAGGCCAGCTCTTCACGAGTGCTAAGAGTGCGGAAAAAACCCTTAATCGCATCACTTGGACCCTCACCCTAATGTTTATGGGCTTAACCGTAGTTCTCAGCGCTGGCTGGCTCGGTTAA
- a CDS encoding quinone-dependent dihydroorotate dehydrogenase: MDLYQQGLQPLLFSALKADPETVHRQLMRTCAWLDRTVDQGLAQGLQRRLASSLQVEDPRLSQSLWGLSFANPIGLAAGFDKDGVATNIWPRFGFGFAEVGTVTFHAQSGNPQPRLFRLPEDQAALNRMGFNNQGAAAMAKVIAASLDRQARSYPLGINLGKSKVTPLEQAVADYVGSFQLLKTYGDYFVVNVSSPNTPGLRSLQAVEQLAPILAGLQAENTEGKPLLVKIAPDLEWEDIAAIVELAQAHQLAGIIATNTTIRRDLKTERIAATGNAPIEEAGGISGAPVRSRSTDVIRFIHQHTQGQLPIIGVGGIFTAEDAWEKLCAGASLLQVYTGWIYEGPWMVRRILEGLLVKMQEEGIQQLSEIVGQDDDKNQQAL, translated from the coding sequence GTGGATTTATATCAACAAGGGTTACAACCTCTTTTATTTTCGGCTTTGAAAGCTGACCCAGAAACGGTCCATCGTCAATTGATGCGGACTTGTGCTTGGCTGGATCGGACTGTGGATCAGGGGTTAGCTCAAGGCTTGCAACGGCGGTTGGCCTCTTCTCTACAGGTAGAAGACCCTCGGCTTTCGCAATCTTTGTGGGGTCTCTCCTTTGCCAACCCCATCGGATTGGCGGCGGGGTTTGATAAGGATGGGGTGGCAACCAATATTTGGCCTCGTTTTGGGTTTGGATTTGCGGAAGTAGGAACAGTGACCTTCCACGCTCAATCGGGTAACCCTCAACCTCGCTTGTTTCGTTTACCTGAGGATCAAGCAGCGCTGAATCGGATGGGATTCAATAACCAAGGGGCTGCTGCGATGGCGAAGGTAATTGCCGCTTCACTGGACCGCCAAGCTCGTTCCTACCCCCTAGGGATTAATTTGGGTAAGTCAAAAGTGACGCCCCTCGAACAGGCGGTCGCAGATTATGTGGGGAGCTTTCAACTACTGAAAACCTATGGGGACTATTTTGTGGTGAATGTGAGTTCACCCAATACGCCAGGGTTGCGATCGCTTCAAGCCGTCGAACAATTGGCCCCCATTTTGGCGGGTCTGCAAGCCGAGAATACGGAAGGCAAACCCCTGCTGGTAAAAATCGCCCCAGACTTAGAGTGGGAGGATATTGCCGCGATTGTGGAGTTGGCTCAAGCCCATCAGCTCGCAGGCATTATTGCTACGAACACAACGATTCGGCGGGATCTGAAAACAGAGCGGATTGCCGCTACGGGGAATGCACCTATTGAAGAAGCAGGTGGGATAAGTGGTGCCCCGGTGCGATCGCGTTCCACAGACGTGATTCGATTTATTCACCAACACACTCAAGGCCAACTGCCAATTATCGGAGTGGGCGGCATCTTTACCGCTGAGGATGCTTGGGAAAAACTCTGTGCGGGGGCCAGCTTATTACAGGTCTATACAGGCTGGATCTATGAAGGGCCGTGGATGGTGCGCCGAATTTTGGAAGGATTGCTGGTAAAAATGCAGGAGGAAGGTATTCAGCAACTCTCTGAAATTGTGGGCCAAGATGATGACAAAAACCAGCAAGCTCTTTAA
- a CDS encoding diguanylate cyclase domain-containing protein, translating to MTQDHLFSSADINIMSQQSIILIAEPDQEISNHIAQLLEKDGHLVMTTSNGEECLEAYKNIMPNLVILDARMPKINGFECCRKLLKSPANATPLTLIITGLDEEESVNLAFESGASDFITKPIRWPILKQSVHIHLENNRLKKQLEETTHKLLQLSSMYEFRQLTNRQFFLKQIQVEWLRMVREESHLSLMICEIDGFETYVDTYGHIQSDQCLSQVDNAIHQSLNRPADLTTRYGGGKIAALLPNTSLEGSLHIAEKIRGAVAALAIPHQSNAFSDVITISLGIASVLPCTQLMGAGSFYQSADKALSKAKAEGGDRIVVGTPID from the coding sequence ATGACTCAGGACCATTTATTCTCCTCAGCTGACATAAATATCATGAGTCAGCAATCCATCATCTTAATTGCAGAGCCTGATCAAGAAATCAGTAATCATATAGCCCAACTTCTGGAGAAGGATGGTCACCTAGTGATGACCACTTCCAATGGGGAAGAGTGTTTAGAGGCATACAAGAACATAATGCCTAATCTTGTGATTCTAGATGCCAGGATGCCCAAGATAAACGGTTTTGAATGTTGCAGAAAACTTTTGAAATCACCAGCTAATGCCACCCCTCTAACCCTAATAATTACAGGGTTAGACGAAGAGGAATCAGTGAATTTAGCATTTGAGAGTGGCGCATCTGATTTCATTACCAAGCCTATCCGCTGGCCTATCCTGAAGCAGAGTGTACACATCCATCTTGAGAATAATCGGCTTAAGAAACAACTCGAAGAGACAACTCACAAACTACTCCAACTATCCTCTATGTATGAGTTTAGGCAACTGACCAATCGACAGTTTTTTCTAAAACAAATCCAAGTTGAATGGCTACGGATGGTCAGAGAGGAATCTCATTTATCCCTGATGATTTGCGAGATTGATGGCTTCGAAACTTACGTTGATACCTACGGTCATATACAAAGCGATCAGTGTCTATCCCAAGTCGATAATGCCATCCATCAGAGTCTCAATCGTCCGGCTGACCTTACCACCCGATATGGTGGCGGGAAAATTGCAGCCCTTCTCCCGAATACGTCTTTAGAAGGGTCCCTCCACATCGCAGAGAAAATCCGAGGAGCTGTAGCGGCTCTGGCCATTCCTCATCAATCTAATGCTTTCTCAGATGTCATCACGATTAGCTTGGGGATTGCTAGTGTGCTTCCTTGTACTCAATTGATGGGGGCCGGAAGCTTTTATCAATCTGCAGATAAAGCCCTGTCTAAAGCTAAAGCTGAAGGAGGTGATCGGATAGTAGTCGGTACTCCAATAGATTAA
- a CDS encoding phosphoribosylanthranilate isomerase, which produces MRVKICGITQPDQGVAIATLGADALGFICVSQSPRYVTPQQIQAVTQALPTQTLKGAPLSRIGVFANADLDLIQQTVEVGQLTGVQLHGDEPPEYCQQVKAKLPEVELIKAFRVRSAETLAQITPYETVANTLLLDAYTPQALGGTGHTWDWTLLKTFTPKLPWFLAGGLTPNNVTQAVTALTPSGIDLSSGVEQAPGNKDLRKVEQLFQQVH; this is translated from the coding sequence ATGCGAGTCAAAATTTGTGGCATTACTCAGCCTGATCAAGGGGTTGCGATCGCAACCCTAGGTGCCGATGCCCTCGGATTTATCTGTGTCTCTCAGTCCCCCCGCTACGTTACGCCCCAGCAGATTCAGGCGGTTACCCAAGCGTTACCCACGCAAACTCTAAAGGGAGCCCCCCTAAGCCGGATTGGTGTGTTTGCCAATGCAGATCTAGACCTGATTCAACAAACTGTAGAAGTCGGCCAGTTAACCGGAGTCCAACTTCACGGAGACGAGCCACCAGAGTATTGTCAGCAAGTCAAAGCGAAATTACCAGAGGTTGAATTGATCAAAGCGTTTCGGGTTCGTAGTGCTGAAACCCTTGCTCAGATCACGCCCTATGAGACCGTTGCAAACACCCTGCTCCTCGATGCCTATACGCCTCAAGCCTTAGGCGGAACCGGGCATACTTGGGATTGGACGTTGCTCAAGACTTTTACACCAAAGCTTCCTTGGTTCCTAGCAGGTGGTCTCACCCCTAATAACGTGACACAAGCCGTAACGGCTTTAACGCCATCAGGAATTGATCTCTCAAGTGGGGTGGAACAGGCTCCAGGGAATAAAGATTTACGAAAAGTAGAGCAGCTCTTTCAGCAGGTTCATTAG
- the psaK gene encoding photosystem I reaction center subunit PsaK, which produces MHPILLTTFESHPWTVNTGILMLFINLLMVFLGRYAIKYPGQGPALPIGVPDSMKDFGVPEMLATGVFAHWIGAGMILGLRSAGAL; this is translated from the coding sequence ATGCATCCCATACTTTTGACGACCTTCGAAAGTCATCCCTGGACCGTTAACACAGGGATACTGATGCTGTTTATTAACTTGCTGATGGTGTTCTTAGGGCGTTATGCCATTAAGTATCCAGGCCAAGGCCCCGCTTTGCCCATTGGTGTGCCGGATTCTATGAAAGACTTTGGTGTGCCTGAAATGCTGGCGACTGGGGTGTTTGCCCACTGGATTGGTGCTGGAATGATTTTAGGTCTACGGTCTGCCGGAGCCCTCTAA
- a CDS encoding D-cysteine desulfhydrase family protein, which produces MLFHHLPRRSLGFFPTPIVELPRLSQVLDGPRILMKRDDQTGLALGGNKTRKLEFLIAEALHQHCDCVITAGASQSNHCRQTAAAAAMVGLDCHLVLGGTPSEQAYGNLLLDELLGAQIHWTGTDRKGEQLSAIASQLQAQGRHPYVIPYGGSNALGAVGFVAAMAELQLQLQAMSVSVDAIVFASSSGGTQAGLTVGKSLLAMDVELIGIRIDKAEDQPLSYPDQLAELATTTAKLLQSDRQFHSTDFRVETAYLGAGYGRVGDLERSAINLLAQSEGILADPVYSGRAMGGLIDLIRKGQFNPQQTVLFWHTGGQPALFAPQFSLQKTSSFSE; this is translated from the coding sequence ATGCTATTTCACCATTTACCCCGTCGATCCCTAGGATTTTTCCCAACCCCTATTGTTGAGCTACCTCGACTGTCCCAAGTGCTGGATGGACCCAGAATTTTGATGAAGCGGGATGATCAAACTGGGTTGGCTCTGGGAGGCAACAAGACCCGAAAGCTAGAATTCTTAATCGCAGAAGCGCTACACCAACACTGCGATTGTGTCATTACGGCAGGGGCATCTCAATCGAATCATTGTCGACAAACGGCGGCAGCTGCAGCCATGGTTGGACTGGACTGCCATCTAGTTTTAGGAGGGACGCCATCTGAGCAGGCTTATGGGAATTTATTGCTGGATGAGCTTTTAGGTGCTCAAATTCATTGGACAGGGACGGATCGCAAAGGGGAGCAGTTGAGTGCGATCGCATCCCAGCTACAAGCCCAAGGTCGGCATCCCTACGTCATTCCCTATGGTGGGTCCAATGCGTTGGGGGCAGTTGGCTTTGTGGCGGCGATGGCTGAATTGCAGCTACAGCTTCAGGCCATGTCAGTATCCGTGGATGCGATTGTGTTCGCGTCCAGTTCAGGGGGGACACAGGCGGGGTTGACCGTTGGCAAATCGCTCTTGGCGATGGATGTAGAGCTGATTGGCATTCGTATTGATAAGGCTGAAGATCAGCCGTTGAGTTACCCAGATCAATTGGCCGAGTTAGCCACTACAACGGCAAAGTTGCTCCAATCAGATCGCCAATTTCACTCCACAGACTTTCGCGTCGAAACCGCCTATCTGGGAGCTGGGTACGGCAGGGTTGGAGATCTAGAGCGATCGGCGATTAACCTCCTGGCGCAATCAGAAGGCATTCTTGCCGATCCAGTTTATTCGGGTCGGGCGATGGGTGGGTTAATCGATTTAATCCGAAAGGGGCAATTTAATCCCCAACAAACCGTTCTGTTTTGGCACACGGGAGGACAACCTGCCCTCTTTGCACCACAATTTTCCTTGCAAAAGACCAGTTCGTTTTCAGAATGA